One window of Chryseobacterium sp. JJR-5R genomic DNA carries:
- a CDS encoding sterol desaturase family protein → MNFLIVAATFFVMEGITWLTHKYVMHGFLWALHRDHHDHSTDGPMEKNDYFFLIFALPSILLMAYGTVQGFNHWFYIALGITLYGMAYFFVHDIFIHQRIKVLRDTQNPYLLAIRRAHKQHHKHTGKEKGECFGFLWVPVKYFQMYFNKNK, encoded by the coding sequence ATGAATTTTCTAATTGTAGCAGCTACTTTTTTTGTGATGGAAGGGATAACCTGGCTGACCCATAAATATGTGATGCACGGATTTCTCTGGGCACTGCACAGAGACCACCATGACCACAGCACTGACGGCCCTATGGAAAAGAATGATTATTTCTTCCTCATCTTTGCGCTTCCGTCCATCCTTCTTATGGCTTACGGAACAGTCCAGGGCTTTAACCACTGGTTCTACATTGCATTAGGTATTACTTTGTACGGGATGGCTTATTTTTTCGTCCATGATATCTTCATTCACCAAAGGATCAAAGTGCTTCGGGACACCCAGAACCCGTACCTGTTAGCCATCCGCCGTGCGCACAAGCAGCACCATAAGCATACAGGCAAAGAAAAAGGCGAGTGTTTCGGATTTCTTTGGGTACCCGTGAAATATTTTCAGATGTACTTTAATAAAAACAAATAA
- a CDS encoding phytoene/squalene synthase family protein, with protein sequence MKKLFDDLAYKVSKETTKQYSTSFSLGILALSSSIRNPIYAIYGYVRLADEIVDSFHEYDKERLLAKFKEDTFQALEDRISLNPIMQSFQETVHWFAIDKKLILRFLKSMEMDLQKLDYNSDLYKEYILGSAEVVGLMCLQIFVNGDKEQFERLKPYAMVLGSAFQKVNFLRDMKDDYHTLGRSYFPNLDFSLFDNNVKSSIEKEIEEEFRQALIGIKKLPPSARFGVYLAYRYYISLFRKIKRKSANAILSERIRISNGAKISLMMSSYVQYKTSFL encoded by the coding sequence ATGAAAAAACTATTTGATGATCTCGCCTATAAAGTAAGTAAAGAGACAACAAAACAGTACAGTACCAGTTTCTCGCTGGGAATCCTTGCCCTTTCTTCCAGCATCAGGAATCCTATATATGCCATCTATGGATATGTACGGCTTGCCGATGAGATTGTAGACAGCTTTCATGAATATGATAAGGAAAGGCTGCTGGCCAAATTCAAGGAAGATACGTTCCAGGCACTCGAAGACCGTATTTCCCTGAACCCGATCATGCAGTCTTTTCAGGAAACGGTACACTGGTTTGCTATTGATAAAAAGCTCATCCTCCGGTTTCTGAAAAGCATGGAAATGGATCTTCAGAAGCTTGATTATAATTCAGACCTTTACAAGGAATACATTCTGGGTTCGGCAGAAGTGGTGGGCCTGATGTGCCTTCAGATTTTCGTTAACGGGGACAAGGAACAGTTTGAAAGGCTTAAGCCGTATGCCATGGTGCTTGGGTCCGCATTTCAGAAAGTGAACTTTTTAAGGGATATGAAAGACGATTACCATACCTTAGGACGCAGTTATTTCCCGAACCTTGATTTCTCCCTGTTTGATAATAACGTAAAATCCTCTATTGAAAAGGAAATTGAAGAAGAATTCAGGCAGGCACTGATCGGGATCAAAAAGCTCCCGCCTTCCGCACGGTTCGGGGTTTATCTGGCCTACCGGTATTATATTTCCCTGTTCAGGAAGATCAAAAGAAAATCTGCGAATGCCATTCTGAGCGAAAGGATCAGGATATCCAACGGTGCCAAGATTTCCCTGATGATGAGCAGCTATGTACAGTACAAGACTTCATTTTTATAG
- a CDS encoding phytoene desaturase family protein yields MAKKIAVIGSGFSGLSAAAYASKEGHEVHLFEKNSEVGGRARQFKTDNGYTFDMGPSWYWMPDIIESFFNDFGKSAADFYTLVPLDPQFEMVFSDSTMNIPQNYEEMKALFERTEKGAGKKLDEFMNDAQYKYEVGMKDFVNKPCYSWFEFMSPKIAKSAFKLDLLTNFQRFVRKYFTHPKLIVLMEFPVIFLGAAPKDIPALYSLMNYGGYKLGTWYPMGGFSKIIDAMKEVAEDHGTEVYLNADVQKINVAGKKASSLTVNREEIDFDVIIASSDYHHTESKLLPEEYRNYDEDYWEKRVFAPSCLIYYLGIKEKIPNLKHHTLFFENDLELHTEEIYKDKKWPTKPLFYVCCPSKTDPSVAPEHGENVFLLMPVAPGIEDSEEIRERYFMEMMLRLEKHTGASDLLLKIDYKRSYCVKDFQEDYNAYKGNAYGLANTLSQTAVLKPSLRNKKIKNLFYTGQLTVPGPGVPPSIISGKIAANEATKIN; encoded by the coding sequence ATGGCGAAAAAAATTGCGGTCATAGGATCAGGATTTTCAGGGCTGTCCGCAGCTGCCTATGCTTCAAAGGAAGGACATGAAGTTCACCTTTTCGAAAAAAACAGCGAGGTGGGCGGACGGGCCAGGCAGTTTAAAACAGACAATGGCTATACCTTTGATATGGGCCCCAGCTGGTACTGGATGCCTGATATCATCGAATCGTTCTTCAATGATTTCGGGAAATCCGCTGCCGATTTTTATACCCTTGTCCCTTTAGATCCGCAGTTTGAAATGGTATTTTCAGACAGTACCATGAACATCCCGCAGAATTATGAAGAAATGAAGGCCCTTTTTGAAAGAACCGAAAAGGGTGCAGGGAAGAAGCTGGATGAATTCATGAACGATGCGCAGTATAAATATGAAGTGGGGATGAAGGATTTTGTCAATAAGCCCTGTTATTCATGGTTTGAGTTCATGTCTCCCAAGATCGCCAAAAGTGCATTCAAGCTTGATCTCCTGACCAACTTCCAGCGTTTTGTAAGGAAATACTTCACCCATCCCAAATTAATTGTCCTTATGGAATTTCCCGTGATTTTCCTGGGAGCCGCACCCAAAGACATACCCGCACTGTACAGTTTAATGAACTACGGGGGCTATAAGCTGGGAACCTGGTACCCGATGGGCGGGTTTTCCAAAATTATTGATGCCATGAAAGAGGTAGCAGAAGACCACGGAACAGAGGTCTATCTGAATGCTGATGTACAGAAAATCAACGTGGCAGGTAAGAAGGCCTCATCATTAACGGTTAACCGGGAGGAAATTGATTTTGATGTGATTATTGCTTCCTCAGATTACCACCATACCGAATCTAAGCTGCTTCCGGAAGAATACAGGAACTATGACGAAGACTATTGGGAAAAACGGGTTTTTGCGCCTTCCTGTCTGATCTATTATTTAGGGATAAAGGAAAAAATCCCAAACCTTAAGCACCATACTCTGTTTTTTGAAAACGACCTGGAGCTTCATACCGAAGAAATTTATAAAGATAAAAAATGGCCTACCAAGCCGCTGTTCTATGTATGCTGTCCTTCAAAAACAGATCCTTCCGTAGCGCCGGAGCATGGTGAGAATGTATTTCTCCTGATGCCCGTAGCACCGGGGATTGAAGACTCCGAAGAGATCAGGGAACGTTATTTCATGGAAATGATGCTGAGGCTGGAAAAGCATACCGGCGCATCTGATCTTCTGCTGAAAATTGATTATAAAAGAAGCTACTGCGTCAAAGATTTCCAGGAAGATTACAATGCCTATAAAGGGAATGCCTACGGCCTTGCCAACACCCTTTCCCAAACTGCCGTCTTAAAACCGTCATTAAGAAACAAAAAGATAAAAAACCTTTTCTACACGGGGCAGCTTACCGTTCCCGGTCCGGGCGTACCGCCGTCCATCATCTCCGGAAAAATAGCTGCAAACGAAGCCACCAAAATAAATTGA
- a CDS encoding MarR family transcriptional regulator: MDYQNIKEIIGLLEEFEAKHTEGDSYPNNIDGFKKWVCDTENRKGGTILDEPYWEGKENGRSAESTISTLLVHLNRYAKTYSKSVISESEFTTQEDFIYLINLKAFGEMTKMELIKKNIHDKPVGMLIITRLLKQGWITQEESEIDKRNRIVRISEKGMDVLDRQMKRIREATDIITGDLSYIEKMELIRILNKLDRFHHAIYSRNIENKELIKTVYQEYSFKNQTN, translated from the coding sequence ATGGATTATCAGAATATAAAAGAGATCATCGGGCTTCTGGAAGAGTTTGAGGCTAAGCATACAGAAGGTGATTCCTATCCTAATAATATAGACGGTTTTAAAAAATGGGTATGTGACACTGAAAACAGAAAAGGTGGTACAATTTTAGATGAACCGTACTGGGAAGGAAAAGAAAACGGCAGAAGCGCTGAAAGTACCATCAGCACGCTGCTTGTACATCTCAACCGTTATGCAAAAACATATTCTAAATCTGTTATTTCAGAGTCTGAATTTACAACTCAGGAAGACTTTATCTATCTTATTAACCTAAAAGCTTTCGGCGAAATGACGAAAATGGAGCTTATTAAGAAAAATATTCATGATAAGCCTGTAGGCATGCTTATTATCACCAGGCTGCTGAAACAGGGCTGGATTACCCAGGAAGAATCTGAGATTGATAAAAGAAACAGGATTGTACGCATCTCGGAAAAAGGCATGGATGTACTGGACAGGCAAATGAAAAGAATCCGGGAAGCAACAGATATTATAACTGGAGACCTCAGTTACATTGAAAAAATGGAGCTGATCCGTATCCTGAATAAGCTGGACCGTTTTCATCATGCGATCTATTCCAGGAACATAGAAAATAAAGAACTTATAAAAACGGTATACCAGGAGTATTCATTTAAAAACCAGACAAATTAA
- a CDS encoding PA2169 family four-helix-bundle protein: MNNEKTVSVLNDLLNITNDRIEGFSKVEDKVWENHSGLKNDYDQMVSQSQTMRSDLVRLISEKGGEADNTTSTAGAVHRAWIDIKNSFTGDNAESTLENVVFGEKAAIKAYEDALESGDLCPESSQVVSDHLHHLRSSYAKFENLEKVN, translated from the coding sequence ATGAACAACGAAAAAACTGTATCAGTACTAAACGATTTACTAAACATTACCAACGACAGAATTGAAGGATTTTCAAAAGTTGAAGACAAAGTTTGGGAAAACCATTCCGGATTAAAGAATGATTACGATCAGATGGTATCACAGTCGCAGACCATGAGGTCTGATCTTGTAAGATTGATCAGCGAAAAAGGAGGAGAAGCGGATAATACAACCAGTACAGCAGGAGCAGTACACAGAGCGTGGATCGACATTAAGAATTCTTTTACAGGAGATAATGCAGAATCTACCCTTGAAAACGTTGTATTCGGAGAAAAGGCAGCCATTAAGGCTTATGAAGATGCTTTAGAAAGCGGGGATCTGTGTCCTGAAAGTTCTCAGGTAGTTTCGGATCATTTGCATCATTTAAGATCTTCTTATGCTAAATTCGAAAATTTAGAAAAGGTCAATTAA
- a CDS encoding molecular chaperone: MKKLYFIFLCLMVSLSLSLYAQTGVSVSPPRLYFESGTGNSNTQKITVTNVSAKNSLDLAVSLGDWEYNEKGENMMAAANTLPNSCAGWVSVKKEDNYFTLAPGERKDIDVTITVPGNLSDQLPTHTAVLYVSQMNPVDDVDNKGANIKVSIRSGIKLFHKLPSAKNKKLEISNLTYKKSSPNLDLTFDNLGELWADGKIYTDLVNTQNGKKTSLETLVFYTMPGNKREVSIALPAGLEKGKYTASVMIDYGDRDNLELGELNFTYE; the protein is encoded by the coding sequence ATGAAAAAACTGTATTTTATATTTCTGTGCCTTATGGTTTCTTTAAGCTTAAGCCTGTACGCTCAGACAGGTGTTTCTGTTTCTCCTCCAAGACTTTATTTTGAATCCGGAACCGGAAACAGCAATACCCAGAAAATAACGGTCACCAATGTAAGTGCCAAAAATTCCTTAGACCTTGCTGTAAGCCTGGGAGACTGGGAATACAATGAAAAAGGGGAAAACATGATGGCTGCGGCCAATACGCTTCCCAACTCCTGTGCAGGTTGGGTCTCTGTAAAAAAAGAAGACAACTATTTTACCCTTGCTCCCGGTGAGCGGAAGGATATTGATGTAACTATTACGGTTCCCGGAAATTTATCAGATCAACTTCCAACCCATACCGCGGTGCTCTACGTAAGCCAGATGAACCCGGTAGACGATGTAGATAACAAAGGGGCCAATATTAAAGTAAGCATCCGTTCCGGGATCAAGCTTTTCCATAAACTTCCTTCTGCCAAAAACAAAAAACTGGAAATCAGTAACCTGACCTATAAAAAATCAAGCCCAAATCTTGACCTTACTTTTGATAACCTGGGAGAACTGTGGGCAGACGGTAAGATATACACCGACCTTGTCAATACCCAGAACGGTAAAAAAACTTCTCTTGAGACCCTTGTTTTTTATACGATGCCCGGCAATAAAAGGGAAGTAAGCATCGCACTGCCTGCCGGTCTGGAGAAAGGAAAATATACAGCTTCGGTCATGATAGATTACGGAGATCGTGATAACCTTGAACTTGGAGAATTAAACTTTACTTATGAATAA
- a CDS encoding AraC family transcriptional regulator, which produces MYVITDQLKNIGFSVNRLDDIIKRNNYTRKFHTMEYYCIYIFMEDIDLEIENIPYSVKAGNIAFLGPEKQIVFGKADGHQILIIAFSSSFYERSSKDSLFLNSQLFFNYYTDLFIAPFLNTEQMKVVFMERMEAFQKKDENLYVSAAHNAIERLILDAFLYIPNEEINKDVKFDYLHYVNRFKILLQRDYKSEKKVSHYACELNITSRRLTEMTEYVLGKTAKSIIIEKVITEFKRALAFTNFTISEISYDLGFNDEGNFSNFVKKHTGKNPSEMK; this is translated from the coding sequence ATGTATGTAATAACAGATCAGCTAAAAAATATAGGTTTCAGTGTGAACCGTCTGGATGATATTATCAAAAGGAATAATTACACCAGGAAATTCCATACCATGGAATATTACTGTATCTATATCTTTATGGAGGATATCGACCTTGAGATAGAAAATATACCTTATTCCGTAAAGGCCGGGAATATTGCTTTTTTAGGACCCGAAAAACAGATCGTTTTCGGTAAGGCAGACGGGCATCAGATACTGATTATTGCTTTTTCTTCCAGTTTTTATGAAAGGTCTTCCAAAGACAGCCTTTTCTTAAACTCACAGCTTTTTTTCAATTATTATACTGATCTTTTTATTGCTCCTTTCCTGAATACCGAGCAGATGAAAGTGGTTTTTATGGAACGTATGGAGGCTTTTCAGAAAAAAGATGAAAACCTTTATGTATCTGCCGCACATAATGCCATTGAAAGACTGATTTTGGACGCATTTTTGTATATACCAAATGAAGAGATAAACAAGGACGTCAAATTTGATTATCTCCACTATGTAAACCGTTTCAAGATACTTCTTCAGAGGGATTACAAATCAGAAAAAAAAGTTTCCCATTATGCCTGTGAACTCAATATCACATCAAGAAGGCTTACAGAGATGACTGAATATGTTTTGGGGAAAACCGCAAAGAGTATTATTATTGAAAAGGTAATCACGGAATTTAAAAGAGCCCTGGCTTTTACAAATTTTACCATTTCGGAAATCTCTTATGACCTGGGTTTCAACGATGAAGGCAACTTCAGCAACTTTGTAAAAAAACATACAGGAAAAAATCCCTCAGAAATGAAATAA
- a CDS encoding UDP-glucose--hexose-1-phosphate uridylyltransferase, with product MNPSFDSKKHPHRRYNPLLDEWILVSPQRASRPWQGQTEATEKEHLPHHDPGCYLCAGNLRISGEKNPDYKGVYVFDNDFGSLMNEDVEISEDKTDFFSMQPERGINRVICFSENHSLTLPEMETEDIRKVIDVWQQQYEELGAEDFISHVQIFENKGKIMGCSNPHPHGQIWAQSSIPTIISKTQENLKAYFGKNGKSLLEDYLRQEIEAGERVVLENDGFVALVPFWASWPYETMIISKRKVENISRFSEMEKNALAEILKNLTTKYDNLFNVSFPYSSGIHQSPTDGEDHPEWHFHMHFYPPLLRSAKVKKFMVGYEMLAETQRDITPEQSAEVLRGRPLLHYKIQF from the coding sequence ATGAATCCATCATTTGACAGTAAAAAGCATCCGCACAGAAGGTATAACCCGCTACTGGATGAATGGATCCTGGTCTCACCGCAAAGGGCCAGCCGCCCGTGGCAGGGCCAGACCGAAGCAACTGAAAAGGAGCACCTTCCGCACCATGATCCCGGCTGTTATTTATGTGCAGGGAATCTCCGCATCAGCGGTGAAAAAAATCCGGATTATAAAGGTGTCTATGTTTTTGATAACGATTTCGGGTCTCTGATGAATGAAGACGTGGAAATTTCTGAAGATAAGACTGATTTTTTTTCAATGCAGCCCGAACGCGGTATTAACAGGGTGATCTGCTTCTCCGAAAACCACAGCCTTACGTTGCCTGAAATGGAAACTGAAGACATCAGAAAAGTAATTGATGTCTGGCAGCAGCAGTATGAAGAACTGGGGGCTGAGGATTTTATCAGCCATGTCCAGATCTTTGAAAATAAGGGGAAAATCATGGGATGCAGCAACCCGCATCCGCACGGGCAGATCTGGGCGCAGTCTTCCATTCCCACCATAATCAGCAAAACACAGGAAAATTTAAAAGCGTATTTCGGTAAAAACGGAAAATCGCTTTTGGAGGATTATCTTCGGCAGGAAATAGAGGCAGGGGAAAGGGTAGTTCTTGAAAACGATGGATTTGTCGCACTGGTTCCCTTCTGGGCATCATGGCCTTATGAAACAATGATCATCAGTAAACGGAAGGTTGAAAATATTTCCCGGTTTTCGGAAATGGAAAAAAACGCATTGGCGGAAATTTTAAAAAACCTCACCACAAAATATGATAACCTTTTCAATGTCTCATTTCCTTATTCTTCCGGGATCCATCAGTCGCCTACAGATGGGGAAGACCATCCGGAATGGCATTTCCATATGCATTTCTATCCGCCGCTGCTGCGCAGTGCAAAGGTGAAAAAATTTATGGTAGGTTATGAAATGCTTGCCGAAACACAGCGCGACATTACGCCGGAACAGAGTGCGGAAGTTCTCAGAGGAAGACCCCTTCTCCATTATAAAATTCAATTTTAA